The following coding sequences are from one uncultured Bacteroides sp. window:
- the nhaA gene encoding Na+/H+ antiporter NhaA, whose amino-acid sequence MNKVLNPVLNYIHSLKERVSMSIIASALLFLSALLAAIMANTSLSSFYTDFLSHPMSFQVGDFNLFSHNGHSLTVLQFINDGLMTLFFFLVGLEIKRELLVGELSSFRKALLPFIAACGGMILPVLIYVFICPPGTSGGVGLAIPMATDIAFSLGVLSLLGSRVPLSLKIFLTAFAVVDDIGGIIVIAAFYSSHVALNYLLWAAVLFALLHLISKYGSTNKTFFLFIGLIIWYLFLQSGIHSTIAGVILAFLVPARPQLHVGKYIESIRSTINTFPVTHEDDIVLTNEQIAKLKSVESASDRVISPLQSIEDNLHISVNYIILPLFAFANAGVMFSGSGTLIGDVTLGVALGLVLGKFLGIFSFTWLAVKLKVASMPSSMNWKMVSGACLLGGIGFTVSLFVASLSFGTDSPVLLNQAKMGILTGTALAGFLGYLTLYYVLPKKS is encoded by the coding sequence ATGAATAAAGTTCTGAATCCTGTCTTAAATTATATTCACTCTTTGAAAGAGCGAGTTTCAATGAGCATTATAGCTAGTGCTTTATTGTTTCTTTCCGCTTTGTTGGCAGCTATAATGGCTAATACTTCGTTGTCATCCTTTTATACTGATTTCCTTTCTCATCCGATGAGTTTTCAGGTTGGAGATTTTAACTTGTTTTCCCATAACGGACATAGTTTGACTGTTCTTCAGTTTATTAATGACGGATTGATGACGCTTTTCTTTTTCTTGGTTGGTCTTGAAATTAAACGTGAGCTTTTAGTGGGAGAACTCTCTTCTTTCAGGAAAGCTTTGCTTCCGTTTATTGCCGCTTGTGGTGGAATGATACTCCCTGTTTTAATCTACGTATTTATCTGTCCTCCTGGTACGAGTGGAGGAGTAGGGCTTGCTATTCCTATGGCAACAGATATTGCTTTTTCACTTGGGGTACTTAGTTTGCTTGGATCACGTGTTCCTTTAAGCTTGAAAATTTTCCTTACGGCTTTTGCTGTGGTGGATGATATTGGTGGAATTATTGTGATTGCAGCTTTTTATAGTTCGCATGTGGCATTGAATTATCTCTTATGGGCTGCTGTGCTGTTTGCTTTGCTGCATCTTATCTCCAAATATGGAAGCACAAACAAAACGTTTTTCCTCTTCATCGGTTTGATAATATGGTATCTGTTCCTACAATCAGGAATACATAGTACTATAGCAGGGGTGATTCTGGCTTTCTTAGTTCCTGCCAGACCTCAGCTCCATGTAGGTAAATATATAGAAAGCATTCGCTCTACGATTAATACTTTTCCGGTTACTCATGAGGATGATATTGTGCTTACTAATGAACAGATTGCCAAGTTGAAGAGTGTGGAGTCTGCATCGGATAGGGTGATTAGTCCGCTTCAGTCAATAGAGGATAATCTGCACATATCGGTGAACTATATTATTCTTCCTCTATTTGCTTTTGCAAATGCGGGTGTAATGTTTAGCGGTTCCGGAACTTTGATAGGGGATGTGACGCTGGGAGTCGCTTTGGGGTTGGTCTTAGGTAAATTCTTAGGCATTTTTTCTTTTACATGGCTTGCTGTGAAGTTAAAAGTAGCGAGCATGCCAAGTAGTATGAATTGGAAGATGGTGTCTGGTGCATGCCTGCTTGGAGGTATTGGTTTTACCGTTTCTCTATTTGTAGCTAGTCTGTCATTTGGTACTGATAGTCCTGTTTTACTCAATCAGGCTAAAATGGGAATTCTTACAGGTACGGCATTAGCAGGCTTCCTGGGATATCTTACACTTTATTATGTATTGCCTAAAAAGAGTTAG
- the lepA gene encoding translation elongation factor 4: MKKIRNFCIIAHIDHGKSTLADRLLEYTKTIQVTGGQMLDDMDLERERGITIKSHAIQMEYLYNDEKYILNLIDTPGHVDFSYEVSRSIAACEGALLIVDASQGVQAQTISNLYMAIEHDLEIIPVINKCDMASAMPEEVEDEIVELLGCKREEIIRASGKTGMGIEEMLAAVIERIPSPVGDEEAPLQALIFDSVFNSFRGIIAYFKITNGVIRTGDKVKFFNTGKEYMADEIGVLRMDMIPRKELRTGDVGYIISGIKTSKEVKVGDTITHISRPCTKAISGFEEVKPMVFAGVYPIEAEDFEDLRASLEKLQLNDASLTFQPESSLALGFGFRCGFLGLLHMEIVQERLDREFDMNVITTVPNVSYNIYDKQGNMMEVHNPAGMPDQTLIDHIEEPYIKASVITTTDYIGSIMTLCLGKRGELLKQEYISGNRVEIHYKMPLGEIVIDFYDRLKSISKGYASFDYHSDGFRPSKLIKLDILLNGEPVDALSTLTHVDNASDLGRRMCEKLKELIPRQQFDIAIQAAIGAKIISRETIKAVRKDVTAKCYGGDISRKRKLLEKQKKGKKRMKQIGNVEVPQKAFLAVLKLD; encoded by the coding sequence ATGAAAAAGATTCGTAATTTTTGTATTATAGCTCATATAGACCATGGTAAATCGACCCTGGCTGACAGATTGTTGGAGTATACTAAAACAATTCAGGTTACAGGCGGGCAGATGCTCGATGATATGGATCTTGAGAGGGAGAGAGGCATCACTATTAAAAGTCATGCCATTCAAATGGAATATCTGTATAATGATGAAAAATATATTCTGAATTTGATTGATACTCCGGGGCATGTGGATTTCTCGTATGAAGTTTCACGCTCTATTGCTGCTTGTGAAGGAGCATTACTTATTGTAGATGCTTCTCAGGGAGTGCAGGCTCAGACTATTTCTAATCTATACATGGCTATTGAACATGATCTTGAGATTATTCCGGTAATCAATAAATGTGATATGGCAAGCGCTATGCCTGAAGAGGTGGAAGATGAAATCGTGGAACTTCTAGGTTGTAAACGTGAAGAAATTATTCGGGCATCCGGTAAAACGGGGATGGGAATAGAAGAGATGTTAGCTGCTGTAATAGAACGTATTCCTTCTCCGGTAGGTGATGAAGAAGCCCCATTGCAGGCGCTGATTTTTGATTCGGTATTTAATTCTTTCCGTGGTATTATTGCTTACTTCAAAATTACGAACGGAGTTATTCGTACGGGTGATAAGGTGAAGTTTTTCAATACTGGAAAAGAGTATATGGCTGATGAGATTGGAGTACTCAGAATGGATATGATTCCTCGTAAAGAATTGCGCACAGGCGATGTAGGGTATATCATTTCGGGTATCAAAACTTCTAAGGAGGTGAAGGTGGGAGATACGATAACTCACATATCTCGTCCTTGTACTAAGGCTATCTCCGGTTTTGAGGAGGTGAAGCCAATGGTCTTTGCCGGTGTTTATCCTATTGAAGCTGAAGATTTTGAAGATTTACGTGCTTCACTAGAGAAACTGCAACTTAATGATGCGTCACTAACTTTTCAACCTGAATCGTCTCTTGCGCTTGGATTTGGTTTCCGTTGCGGATTTTTGGGACTACTGCACATGGAAATTGTTCAGGAACGTCTGGATCGTGAATTTGATATGAATGTGATAACGACGGTACCTAACGTTTCTTATAACATTTATGATAAGCAGGGAAATATGATGGAAGTACATAACCCCGCAGGAATGCCCGATCAGACTTTGATAGATCATATTGAGGAACCTTATATTAAGGCTTCGGTTATCACAACGACTGATTATATAGGGTCTATCATGACTCTCTGTTTAGGAAAACGGGGCGAGTTACTGAAGCAGGAGTATATCTCTGGTAACCGTGTGGAAATTCATTATAAAATGCCTTTAGGAGAAATTGTAATTGATTTTTATGATCGGTTGAAGAGTATTTCTAAAGGATATGCGTCATTTGATTATCATTCGGATGGCTTTCGCCCTTCAAAGCTGATTAAATTAGATATTTTGCTTAATGGCGAACCTGTTGATGCACTCTCTACGTTGACGCATGTTGATAATGCTTCTGATTTGGGTAGACGGATGTGTGAGAAACTGAAAGAGCTGATCCCTAGACAACAATTTGATATTGCTATACAGGCTGCCATCGGTGCTAAAATTATTTCTCGTGAAACGATTAAAGCGGTACGAAAGGATGTAACGGCAAAATGTTATGGAGGAGATATCAGTCGTAAACGTAAACTTTTGGAAAAGCAGAAAAAGGGTAAAAAGCGTATGAAGCAGATTGGTAACGTTGAAGTGCCTCAGAAAGCTTTCCTTGCTGTTTTGAAATTAGATTAA
- a CDS encoding winged helix-turn-helix domain-containing protein: MLKEKAGISAGKIWNALNGTEGLTVKEVKKMTKLTEKDLFLGIGWLLREDKVTTKEVEKELFIQLT, from the coding sequence ATGTTGAAGGAAAAAGCAGGTATTAGTGCAGGTAAAATCTGGAATGCACTGAATGGGACCGAAGGATTAACGGTCAAAGAAGTAAAAAAGATGACTAAGCTTACAGAAAAAGATCTTTTTCTAGGCATAGGATGGTTGTTGAGAGAGGATAAAGTAACTACGAAAGAAGTTGAAAAAGAACTTTTTATACAGTTGACCTAA
- a CDS encoding mechanosensitive ion channel domain-containing protein, with product MNSIEQLMSQDLYRILVGSALFIISAGITFIVYRKVINVLKKKAQVTKNKIDDFIIDILKIPILWLFLWILFKIFSYSFIYETAIFDSLMKINNILLILTLGWILTKVVKVMFYYYLNRLDVSAENNLDARRNLTRMKIFENIITTIISIIVIGLCLMTFDEVRSIGVSLLTSAGIAGIIVGFAAQKSLGTVLAGIQIALTQPIRLDDVVIVEGEWGRIEEITLTYVVVKIWDERRLILPVTYFIEHPFQNWTRNTSDIMGTIFLYVDYNFPVEALRKRLLSLLETEPLWDKRVANIQVTDTKERYKELRVLVSSRDASINWDLRVKLREKLIDFINDEYPESFVKIRFSGSENLSKAEKGPQQSGQ from the coding sequence ATGAATTCTATCGAACAATTAATGTCACAAGATTTATATCGAATATTAGTAGGCAGTGCCCTTTTTATTATCTCAGCAGGCATCACATTCATTGTCTACCGAAAAGTAATCAACGTACTCAAAAAGAAAGCTCAAGTTACAAAAAACAAGATTGATGATTTTATTATCGACATCCTAAAAATACCTATCCTATGGCTCTTCTTATGGATATTATTTAAAATATTCAGTTACTCCTTCATTTATGAAACAGCCATATTCGATTCATTAATGAAGATTAATAATATCCTGCTCATACTAACTCTGGGATGGATTCTGACAAAAGTCGTAAAAGTGATGTTCTATTATTACCTGAACAGACTTGACGTTTCAGCAGAAAACAATCTGGATGCCAGGCGCAACCTCACACGCATGAAGATATTCGAGAATATCATTACAACGATCATATCCATCATAGTGATAGGACTTTGCCTCATGACATTTGATGAAGTCCGCTCCATAGGAGTCAGCTTGCTCACATCAGCCGGAATAGCCGGTATCATTGTTGGTTTTGCTGCTCAAAAAAGTTTAGGCACAGTGCTTGCAGGTATACAAATAGCTCTCACCCAACCCATCAGACTCGACGATGTAGTTATTGTCGAAGGTGAATGGGGGCGTATAGAAGAGATCACCCTAACATATGTTGTTGTGAAAATATGGGATGAAAGGCGATTAATCCTGCCCGTTACCTATTTTATAGAACATCCGTTTCAAAACTGGACCCGCAACACCTCCGACATTATGGGTACAATTTTTCTCTACGTAGACTACAATTTCCCTGTAGAAGCCTTAAGAAAAAGACTTCTATCCCTGCTTGAAACAGAACCTCTATGGGACAAAAGAGTAGCAAACATTCAAGTTACCGACACCAAAGAACGATATAAAGAGCTCAGAGTTCTAGTTAGTAGTCGCGATGCCTCTATTAATTGGGATCTACGAGTGAAATTACGAGAAAAATTAATTGATTTCATTAATGATGAATATCCGGAAAGCTTTGTAAAAATTCGCTTCAGTGGAAGTGAAAACCTTTCAAAAGCAGAGAAAGGGCCTCAGCAATCAGGCCAATAA
- a CDS encoding formate--tetrahydrofolate ligase: protein MKSDIEIARSTELKKIKQVAEEAGIPKEEVENYGRYIAKIPEYLIDEEKIKKSNLILVTAITATKAGIGKTTVSIGLALGLNKVGKKAIVALREPSLGPCFGMKGGAAGGGYAQVLPMEKINLHFTGDFHAITSAHNMISALLDNYLYQNQSKGFGLKEILWRRVLDVNDRSLRSIVVGLGPKTNGITQESGFDITPASEIMAILCLAKDVKDLRRRIENILLGFTYDNKPFTVKDLGVAGAITVLLKDAIHPNLVQTTENTPAFVHGGPFANIAHGCNSLLATKMSMTFGDYVITEAGFGADLGAEKFYNIKCRKSGLQPRLTVIVATAQGLKMHGGVSLDRIKEPNIEGLTEGLRNMDKHIRNLRSFGQTVIVAFNKYASDTDEEVALLQAHCAELGVGFAVNNAFLEGGEGAIDLANLVVDTIEREPSKPLAFTYKDDDTVQQKIEKVATGIYGASIVTYSSGSRNMIKRINDLGIAHYPVCIAKTQYSFSADSKIYGAVNNFEFHIKDIVINNGAEMIVAIAGEILRMPGLPKEPQALHIDVVDGNIEGLS from the coding sequence ATGAAATCAGACATAGAGATTGCACGTTCTACTGAATTAAAGAAAATAAAACAGGTCGCTGAAGAGGCTGGCATTCCAAAGGAAGAAGTTGAAAATTACGGACGCTATATTGCTAAGATTCCCGAGTATCTCATTGATGAAGAGAAAATAAAGAAGAGTAACTTGATTTTAGTTACTGCCATTACTGCTACAAAGGCTGGTATTGGTAAAACGACTGTCTCTATCGGTTTGGCTTTGGGGCTGAATAAGGTTGGGAAAAAGGCTATCGTGGCGTTGCGTGAACCTTCGTTAGGTCCTTGCTTTGGTATGAAAGGTGGAGCTGCCGGAGGTGGATATGCCCAGGTGCTCCCTATGGAAAAGATTAACCTGCATTTTACGGGTGATTTCCATGCGATCACCTCTGCACATAACATGATTTCTGCTTTGCTGGATAATTATCTTTATCAGAATCAATCGAAGGGTTTTGGGCTGAAAGAGATCCTTTGGCGCAGGGTGCTTGATGTGAATGACCGCTCATTGCGAAGTATTGTGGTAGGGCTCGGCCCAAAGACAAACGGAATTACGCAGGAATCGGGCTTCGATATTACTCCTGCTTCGGAGATTATGGCGATATTGTGCCTGGCTAAGGATGTGAAAGATCTTCGTCGACGTATTGAGAATATTCTTTTAGGATTTACGTATGATAATAAACCGTTTACGGTGAAAGATCTTGGAGTAGCGGGTGCTATTACGGTGTTGTTGAAGGATGCCATTCATCCTAATTTGGTGCAGACTACGGAGAATACTCCTGCTTTTGTGCACGGGGGACCGTTTGCTAATATTGCTCACGGATGTAATTCGTTGCTAGCTACTAAGATGTCGATGACGTTTGGTGACTATGTGATTACTGAAGCTGGATTCGGGGCTGATCTTGGTGCGGAAAAGTTTTATAATATTAAATGCCGTAAATCTGGATTGCAACCTCGCTTGACGGTTATTGTGGCTACTGCTCAGGGATTAAAGATGCATGGAGGGGTAAGCTTGGATCGTATTAAGGAGCCTAATATTGAGGGACTGACTGAGGGATTGCGCAATATGGATAAGCATATTCGTAATTTGCGCTCGTTTGGGCAGACGGTTATTGTGGCGTTTAATAAATATGCGAGTGATACTGATGAGGAAGTGGCTTTGCTTCAGGCTCATTGTGCGGAACTTGGGGTTGGCTTTGCTGTAAACAATGCGTTTCTCGAAGGAGGAGAAGGGGCTATAGATTTGGCTAACCTTGTGGTGGATACTATTGAGCGTGAACCTTCAAAACCTTTAGCGTTTACATATAAAGATGATGATACGGTGCAGCAAAAGATAGAGAAGGTAGCTACGGGTATTTATGGCGCTAGCATTGTGACTTACAGTAGTGGCTCGCGCAATATGATTAAGCGGATTAATGATTTAGGTATAGCGCATTATCCTGTATGTATTGCCAAAACACAATATTCTTTTTCTGCTGATTCTAAGATATATGGTGCGGTGAATAATTTTGAGTTCCACATTAAGGATATTGTAATTAATAATGGTGCGGAGATGATTGTAGCTATTGCAGGAGAGATTTTGCGTATGCCGGGATTGCCTAAGGAGCCGCAAGCATTGCATATTGATGTTGTAGACGGTAACATCGAGGGACTTAGCTAA
- a CDS encoding outer membrane beta-barrel family protein, with protein sequence MKRMYLFLISFSVIVTASFAQTTSSSTASVGKPIRANDSTYLFLDSLYMNLPEVMVKGERPIVKAEKGKLVYDLPRLVNNLPVDNAYEAIKELPGVVDMGSGLTLAGSSITVVINGKVSTMSAEQLNALLKSMPVSRIEKAEVMYSAPAQYQVRGPMINLVLKSGTGKAPSLKGELYTAWSQQRYETLTERASLLYSSAKFSADLLYSYSHNREYYGMDKKALHTVDGVVYPINLLSDGRSSGNKHNVRLGMDYMIGKHHSLSLVYNTQINNNSRDNTSSGSVNSTVDSHADDALHNVKLDYQAPFGLSAGAEYTSYRAPGDQVLHSTMDGEKQDLRYEDEQRINKWMFFAKQNIQLKSGWGLNYGANYTTATDHSFQYYYDTETGALLPDNSMNARHREQTVNGFGGFNKSFGDKLSVDASLAAELYHTEVWNEWTVFPTLNLNYTLAAGHILQLAFTADKSYPSYWSTNNTVAYSNSYTEIHGNPLLKPSRSYESSLTYIMKSKYVLTAYFNHQPDYFVQVPYQSSEKLVEINKYMNFNFRQEAGLQAVIPFKIKDRLNSRFILIGNYTREKDDDFWDVPFNRHAYSFMLVMNNTLTVSKKPDLKFTLSGFYQNGTIQGIYDLSRSGNLDAALKWTSPNGRAQFTVKGADLFNTSLITPDVHFADQNINNRFLQNTRTFSVSFSYKIGDYKEKKRMKVDTSRFK encoded by the coding sequence ATGAAACGAATGTATCTTTTCCTAATTTCTTTTAGTGTAATAGTGACGGCATCTTTTGCCCAGACAACTTCTTCTTCTACTGCTTCTGTTGGTAAACCTATTCGGGCTAATGATTCTACTTATCTGTTTCTAGATAGTTTGTATATGAATCTGCCTGAGGTGATGGTTAAGGGAGAGCGCCCTATAGTGAAAGCTGAAAAGGGGAAGTTGGTATATGATTTGCCTCGCTTGGTAAATAACCTGCCGGTAGATAATGCTTATGAGGCTATTAAGGAGTTGCCGGGGGTAGTTGATATGGGAAGCGGGCTGACTTTGGCAGGCTCGAGTATTACGGTGGTGATAAACGGAAAGGTGAGTACGATGAGTGCGGAGCAGCTGAATGCTTTGCTTAAGAGTATGCCGGTATCGCGAATAGAAAAGGCGGAGGTAATGTATTCTGCTCCAGCGCAATATCAGGTACGGGGACCTATGATTAACTTGGTGTTGAAATCGGGCACAGGGAAAGCTCCTTCGTTAAAAGGTGAACTCTATACGGCGTGGTCGCAACAACGATATGAAACGCTCACGGAGCGTGCAAGCCTTCTTTATTCTTCTGCTAAATTCTCTGCCGATCTTCTTTACTCTTACAGTCATAATAGGGAATATTATGGAATGGATAAGAAGGCTTTGCATACCGTGGATGGTGTGGTGTATCCAATTAATCTGCTATCTGATGGTCGTAGTAGTGGGAATAAGCATAATGTGCGTTTGGGCATGGATTATATGATTGGTAAGCATCATTCTTTGAGCTTAGTTTATAATACGCAGATTAATAATAATAGCAGAGATAACACTTCTTCGGGTAGTGTGAATTCTACAGTAGATAGCCATGCGGATGATGCACTGCATAACGTGAAGCTTGATTATCAAGCTCCTTTTGGCTTATCGGCAGGGGCGGAATATACTTCTTATCGTGCACCTGGAGATCAGGTTCTTCATAGTACGATGGATGGAGAAAAGCAGGATTTGCGTTATGAAGATGAACAACGGATTAATAAATGGATGTTTTTTGCTAAACAAAATATTCAGCTGAAGAGTGGCTGGGGATTGAATTATGGTGCAAATTATACAACGGCTACCGATCATAGTTTTCAATATTATTATGATACGGAAACGGGAGCATTGTTACCTGATAACTCAATGAATGCTAGGCATCGGGAACAGACTGTTAACGGCTTTGGCGGGTTTAATAAAAGCTTTGGTGATAAATTGTCGGTAGATGCTTCATTGGCTGCGGAACTTTATCATACGGAGGTATGGAATGAATGGACGGTTTTTCCTACGCTTAATCTGAATTATACGCTTGCGGCAGGGCATATTCTGCAATTGGCTTTTACGGCCGACAAGAGCTATCCGTCTTATTGGTCGACTAATAATACGGTGGCTTATTCTAATAGTTATACTGAGATTCACGGTAATCCATTGTTGAAGCCTTCACGCTCTTATGAATCGAGCCTTACTTATATAATGAAGAGTAAATATGTGCTTACGGCGTATTTTAATCACCAACCTGATTATTTTGTGCAGGTGCCTTATCAGTCGTCGGAAAAACTGGTGGAAATCAATAAATATATGAATTTTAACTTTAGACAAGAGGCAGGTTTACAGGCTGTTATACCATTTAAGATAAAAGATAGGTTGAACTCGCGATTTATTTTGATAGGTAACTATACTCGCGAAAAGGATGATGATTTTTGGGATGTTCCGTTTAATCGTCATGCTTATTCTTTTATGTTGGTGATGAATAACACGCTGACGGTTTCTAAGAAGCCTGATTTGAAATTTACATTATCGGGTTTTTATCAGAATGGAACGATACAGGGCATTTATGATCTTAGCCGTTCGGGAAATCTGGATGCTGCATTAAAGTGGACTTCGCCTAACGGACGTGCTCAATTTACAGTGAAAGGGGCAGATTTATTTAATACTTCACTAATCACGCCTGATGTTCATTTTGCCGATCAGAATATTAATAATCGTTTTTTGCAGAATACTCGTACTTTCAGTGTCTCTTTTAGTTACAAAATAGGTGATTATAAAGAGAAAAAGAGGATGAAGGTGGATACTTCGCGTTTTAAGTAG
- a CDS encoding HAMP domain-containing sensor histidine kinase: protein MKLPFKHIAILVILSLIGIFAYQAYWLTNLYHNAKSQAEASIMSAIRNADHVELFMRADSISNANEKNRRLNIAANATGEISCSTSFEKDTKKAVSQTIIKKKILKDSALYESERIVQSDGKVKDGINVGYDYSSLETMAKQMQMGLHMVVDNEIEQINIIRFDSILHSDLIKSNLDIKHYTKIVKLKGDSIIASSLPLSVDTTQLVCHEFIYDLTKEHAFQVYTEPTNKAILQQMAGILTSSLIILIILGVAFWYLIRTILRQKTLEEMKSDFTNNITHELKTPLAVAYAANDALLNFNKAGEKAERDKYLRICQEQLQRLSRLVEQILSMSMEQRKTFKLHLEKVSLHTLIKPLIEQHEMKADKPIRISCNSAENDCEITVDKIHFSNIISNLLDNAVKYSTEEANITLTCVTYNDHIEISVADHGIGISAERQKHIFDKFYRVPTGNLHNVKGYGLGLYYVKTMIEKHGGTVDVESEPGKGSTFKLTLKTEMS, encoded by the coding sequence ATGAAACTTCCCTTTAAACATATCGCCATACTAGTCATCCTTTCCCTTATAGGAATCTTTGCTTATCAGGCATATTGGCTTACCAACCTATACCACAATGCAAAATCACAAGCAGAAGCATCCATTATGTCTGCCATAAGAAATGCCGATCACGTCGAGCTCTTCATGCGTGCAGACAGTATCAGCAATGCAAACGAAAAAAATAGAAGATTAAATATAGCCGCCAATGCCACTGGAGAAATATCCTGCTCTACCTCTTTTGAAAAAGACACAAAGAAAGCCGTATCTCAAACCATAATCAAAAAGAAAATCCTGAAAGACTCCGCCCTATATGAATCAGAAAGAATCGTTCAATCAGACGGAAAGGTAAAAGACGGCATCAATGTGGGTTATGACTACTCTTCACTCGAAACCATGGCAAAGCAGATGCAAATGGGACTGCACATGGTAGTAGACAATGAGATTGAACAAATAAACATCATCCGCTTTGATAGTATCTTACACAGCGATCTAATTAAATCAAACTTAGATATCAAACACTATACTAAGATTGTGAAACTCAAAGGAGATAGTATTATAGCTTCTTCTCTTCCCCTTTCTGTAGATACAACCCAGTTGGTATGCCACGAGTTCATATACGATTTAACCAAAGAACATGCTTTCCAAGTCTACACAGAACCGACCAATAAAGCTATCCTGCAACAAATGGCAGGTATCCTCACCAGTTCGCTTATCATCCTGATTATTCTAGGAGTGGCATTCTGGTATCTCATCCGCACCATCTTGCGGCAGAAAACACTCGAAGAGATGAAAAGTGATTTCACCAATAACATTACCCATGAGCTTAAAACACCACTAGCCGTAGCATACGCCGCCAATGATGCCTTGCTAAATTTTAACAAAGCCGGAGAAAAAGCAGAGCGCGATAAATATCTCCGTATCTGTCAGGAGCAATTGCAGCGCCTAAGTCGCCTAGTAGAACAGATACTATCTATGAGCATGGAGCAACGAAAGACTTTCAAACTCCATCTTGAAAAAGTATCCCTTCACACCTTAATCAAACCGCTAATAGAACAACATGAGATGAAAGCCGACAAGCCCATCCGGATCTCATGCAATAGTGCAGAAAACGATTGTGAAATAACAGTCGATAAAATACACTTCAGCAACATTATTAGCAACTTGCTGGACAATGCCGTGAAATATTCTACAGAAGAAGCAAACATTACCCTAACATGCGTCACCTATAACGATCATATAGAAATCTCTGTTGCAGACCATGGCATAGGCATCTCCGCAGAAAGACAAAAACATATATTTGATAAATTCTACCGAGTGCCAACAGGAAATCTGCACAATGTAAAAGGCTACGGATTGGGGCTCTATTACGTCAAAACCATGATCGAAAAACATGGTGGTACAGTTGATGTAGAAAGTGAGCCGGGAAAAGGAAGCACTTTCAAGCTAACGCTAAAGACTGAAATGTCATAA
- a CDS encoding response regulator transcription factor — translation MKSEKINVLLVEDEQTLAMIIKDTLEEKNFVIHTAFNGEEGLKSFFECRPDVLVADVMMPLMDGFEMVRRIRQSDKKTPVLFLTARSAINDVVEGFELGANDYLKKPFGMQELIVRIKALAGKGFNDINPEETSKFDIGNYLFDSTTQTLTLAGTKKELSHRESEILKRLCENRDQVVNSQTLLLDLWGDDNFFNSRSLHVFMTKLRHKLSKDERIRIVNVRGIGYKMIID, via the coding sequence ATGAAGAGCGAAAAGATAAACGTATTATTGGTAGAAGACGAACAGACACTTGCCATGATTATAAAAGATACTCTCGAAGAGAAGAATTTTGTAATCCATACAGCATTCAATGGCGAAGAGGGGCTGAAAAGTTTCTTTGAATGCCGTCCAGATGTACTTGTGGCGGACGTGATGATGCCTTTAATGGATGGCTTTGAGATGGTCCGTCGCATCAGACAATCAGACAAGAAAACGCCTGTGCTCTTCCTCACTGCCCGATCCGCCATCAACGATGTAGTCGAAGGCTTTGAACTTGGGGCTAATGACTACCTCAAAAAACCATTTGGCATGCAAGAACTCATTGTCCGCATTAAAGCATTAGCAGGAAAAGGGTTCAATGATATAAACCCAGAAGAGACTTCCAAATTTGATATTGGCAACTACCTGTTCGATTCTACCACCCAAACCCTTACATTAGCAGGAACAAAAAAAGAACTCTCACATCGTGAATCAGAAATATTAAAACGACTCTGCGAAAACAGAGATCAGGTAGTCAACAGTCAAACTCTCCTACTCGATCTTTGGGGAGACGATAACTTCTTCAATTCCCGCAGTTTGCACGTATTCATGACAAAGCTGCGCCACAAACTCTCTAAAGACGAGCGAATACGCATTGTCAACGTTCGTGGCATTGGTTATAAAATGATAATAGACTAA